From a single Nitrospinaceae bacterium genomic region:
- a CDS encoding aminopeptidase P family protein, with translation MRIPFDHEKINTLMENDGVDLLLASTKDNIRYLTGGFVFFFFAHKDAIGVSRYLPILGYPKGDPSKAFYIGNALEGWQHEVEPFWVPNVRNDQWHSGTTGKEAANAIRELGLEKGTIAIEKGFLPADAYDALREELPDAKFTDALFILENLRSVKRADELALLKEASNHIIGSMVTVMNSTLAGTTTYEIAERVRKEETQRGLDFEYCLTCTGPSFNRAPSDATWKKGNILSLDSGGNLHGYLGDLCRMAVMGEPTSLMKDLLGEVQAIQAAARAAIRPGITGNEIHEKAFAEKAKCTHNNEIKFVAHGMGMIQHEAPRLSSDGSVPYPGSHANRPIEAGMVLSVETDLKNEEVGFVKLEDTVVVTESGFEAYGDDARDWVQVEG, from the coding sequence ATGAGAATCCCATTCGACCATGAAAAAATAAACACACTCATGGAAAACGATGGCGTTGACCTTTTATTAGCATCTACCAAAGACAATATTAGATACCTGACCGGCGGTTTTGTTTTCTTCTTTTTCGCACACAAAGATGCCATAGGCGTAAGCCGCTACCTTCCCATACTTGGCTATCCTAAAGGCGACCCGAGCAAAGCGTTTTATATCGGAAACGCACTGGAGGGCTGGCAACATGAAGTCGAGCCATTTTGGGTTCCCAACGTCCGGAACGACCAGTGGCATAGCGGCACCACGGGCAAAGAGGCGGCCAACGCCATTCGCGAACTTGGACTGGAGAAAGGCACCATCGCCATAGAAAAAGGATTTCTCCCCGCCGACGCCTATGATGCTCTCAGAGAAGAACTTCCGGACGCCAAATTTACCGACGCCCTCTTTATCCTAGAAAATCTGCGTTCCGTGAAACGCGCGGACGAACTTGCTCTTCTCAAGGAAGCATCTAATCACATTATCGGCTCCATGGTCACCGTCATGAATTCTACTTTAGCGGGCACCACCACATATGAAATTGCCGAAAGAGTTAGAAAAGAGGAGACGCAACGCGGACTCGATTTTGAATATTGCCTCACATGCACCGGCCCTAGTTTCAACCGCGCCCCCTCGGACGCGACCTGGAAAAAAGGGAACATCCTCTCTCTCGACTCGGGTGGCAACCTCCATGGTTACCTGGGCGATCTTTGCCGAATGGCGGTGATGGGAGAGCCCACCTCGCTAATGAAAGATCTTCTCGGAGAAGTTCAGGCAATTCAGGCCGCGGCCAGAGCTGCCATTCGGCCCGGCATAACCGGAAACGAAATTCACGAAAAAGCCTTTGCAGAAAAAGCCAAATGTACACACAACAATGAAATCAAGTTTGTGGCCCATGGCATGGGGATGATTCAGCACGAAGCCCCTCGTCTCTCCAGCGACGGAAGCGTCCCTTATCCAGGCTCACACGCAAATCGCCCAATTGAAGCTGGCATGGTTTTGTCCGTAGAAACCGATCTAAAAAACGAAGAAGTTGGTTTTGTGAAACTTGAGGATACCGTGGTCGTTACTGAAAGTGGTTTCGAGGCGTACGGAGACGATGCACGCGACTGGGTTCAGGTTGAGGGATAA
- a CDS encoding acyl-CoA/acyl-ACP dehydrogenase: protein MDLTLQPKNLALYERAKVLSKELLAPRARQYDDEARFPRENLDALAKEGFTCLTLPEEDGGFDMYSDPTTYVMILFELSKGCTNTALLLHMHNSITHFLMTLGTPAQRKNLSTLVRDGKIIASHGGEAGTSTQWKRKLDTHAKLVGEKFVINGRKVFCSMAGEADYYTLWVQIGEDWDVRKSMSFLFCPANHPGFTIDSQWNSYALRGTASHSLKIENVDVSADSLFGKGGDPIRADITPKFALGYSAVYLGVGAAAYEWVLDYAQKRKLKPDNVSISSYQPIQRLIGEMKIEMEKALLMVQHAAWKLKTFGAEEAFPNISAAKYTASEASASITDKAIKVAGGAGLLRENPLERLHREARSGLVMPPNSEKCLDSVAKSIIEANPEFVGTP from the coding sequence ATGGATCTAACTCTCCAACCAAAAAACCTGGCACTCTATGAGCGCGCCAAGGTTCTTTCGAAAGAACTACTAGCGCCACGAGCACGTCAATATGACGATGAAGCCAGATTCCCGAGAGAAAATTTAGATGCCCTGGCAAAAGAGGGATTCACCTGCCTGACGCTTCCCGAAGAAGATGGGGGCTTCGATATGTATTCGGACCCCACCACATATGTGATGATTCTCTTCGAGCTATCAAAGGGATGTACAAACACCGCGCTGCTACTACACATGCATAATTCCATTACCCACTTCCTCATGACCCTGGGCACCCCGGCGCAGAGAAAAAACCTCTCTACGCTCGTGCGAGACGGAAAAATCATAGCAAGCCATGGCGGTGAAGCTGGAACCAGTACGCAATGGAAGCGAAAACTGGACACCCACGCCAAGCTCGTTGGCGAAAAATTCGTCATTAACGGCCGAAAAGTTTTCTGCTCCATGGCCGGAGAGGCGGACTACTACACACTATGGGTCCAGATCGGAGAAGACTGGGACGTCCGCAAGAGCATGTCTTTTCTCTTTTGTCCCGCGAATCATCCCGGCTTCACCATCGATAGCCAGTGGAATTCCTACGCCCTGCGCGGAACTGCCAGCCATTCTCTGAAAATAGAAAACGTCGATGTTTCTGCCGACAGCCTTTTTGGAAAAGGGGGCGACCCCATACGTGCGGACATCACACCCAAATTCGCTCTTGGTTATTCTGCTGTTTATCTTGGTGTCGGCGCAGCAGCATATGAATGGGTGTTGGACTATGCCCAAAAGCGAAAACTAAAACCCGACAACGTATCGATTTCATCTTATCAACCCATCCAAAGACTCATCGGAGAAATGAAAATCGAGATGGAAAAAGCGCTCCTGATGGTTCAGCACGCCGCATGGAAACTAAAAACATTCGGAGCCGAGGAGGCTTTTCCCAACATAAGCGCGGCGAAATACACCGCCTCAGAGGCATCCGCATCGATTACCGACAAAGCGATCAAAGTGGCGGGCGGCGCCGGACTTCTCAGAGAAAATCCACTTGAACGGCTTCACCGCGAAGCGCGCTCGGGTCTTGTAATGCCGCCCAACTCGGAAAAATGTCTTGATAGTGTCGCCAAGTCCATTATCGAGGCTAACCCTGAATTTGTCGGCACGCCTTAA
- a CDS encoding acyl-CoA/acyl-ACP dehydrogenase: protein MDFSTNPKYGDLIKRSITISKDILAPRAEVVDQENKFPRANFNDMAQEGFMSLTLPEPLGGRDLYADPEAYSMILYELGKGCTTTAMLFHMHSSIVHVLTCLLGSAEQSERYARAVLDGKIFASYASETTSSLHGKMVMDTHAKNTDDGYIINGKKYFCSMAGEADFYVLWCQLGDEELARSLYLFVTPAGAPGMKIDKGWDSFSMRGTMSASMSFEDVKIAPNDRVGNAGDPIRPDVLPKFGFGYSAVYLGAGGGAFEWVVDYAKKRKLQPDNVPIATYPPISRQIGEMKIALDAALLMVRRAGWLIGANGAEAAYGAINEAKFTSAETAAMITEKAIKIAGGSGLMRHFPLQRFHRDARAGMIMPPSTEKCLELAGITAIKGKAGALMT from the coding sequence ATGGACTTTTCAACCAATCCCAAATATGGCGACTTGATAAAACGCTCCATTACAATATCAAAAGACATACTTGCGCCTCGCGCCGAGGTGGTTGACCAGGAAAACAAATTTCCTCGTGCTAACTTCAATGACATGGCCCAGGAGGGTTTTATGTCCCTCACACTTCCAGAGCCTCTCGGCGGTCGGGATCTTTATGCCGACCCAGAGGCCTATTCGATGATCCTCTACGAGTTGGGTAAAGGATGCACGACAACAGCTATGCTTTTTCATATGCACAGTTCGATAGTTCATGTCCTCACCTGCCTTCTTGGCTCAGCAGAACAGTCGGAGCGCTATGCCAGGGCCGTGCTCGACGGAAAAATTTTTGCGAGCTATGCGAGCGAGACGACATCAAGCCTTCACGGGAAAATGGTGATGGACACCCACGCCAAAAACACCGATGACGGATATATAATCAACGGGAAAAAATATTTTTGCTCGATGGCAGGAGAAGCGGATTTCTATGTGCTGTGGTGTCAGCTTGGCGATGAGGAACTAGCAAGGAGCCTGTATCTCTTTGTCACTCCCGCTGGCGCACCTGGTATGAAGATCGATAAAGGTTGGGATTCGTTTTCAATGAGAGGCACCATGAGCGCCTCGATGAGTTTTGAAGATGTAAAAATTGCCCCGAACGACAGAGTTGGAAACGCGGGGGACCCCATACGGCCGGATGTTCTCCCAAAATTTGGCTTTGGTTACTCTGCCGTATATCTAGGCGCAGGAGGCGGGGCTTTCGAGTGGGTTGTAGATTATGCAAAAAAACGAAAGCTCCAGCCCGATAATGTCCCGATAGCTACCTACCCGCCGATTTCACGCCAAATCGGCGAAATGAAGATTGCCCTTGATGCCGCGTTGTTGATGGTACGACGAGCGGGGTGGTTAATCGGAGCTAATGGGGCCGAGGCGGCCTATGGTGCAATTAACGAGGCGAAATTCACCTCTGCGGAAACGGCGGCGATGATCACCGAAAAAGCGATAAAGATAGCGGGCGGCTCTGGCCTGATGCGCCACTTTCCACTTCAACGATTTCACCGCGACGCCAGGGCCGGAATGATTATGCCGCCAAGCACTGAAAAATGCCTTGAGCTTGCCGGCATCACGGCTATTAAAGGAAAAGCCGGCGCCTTGATGACTTGA
- a CDS encoding thiamine pyrophosphate-binding protein, with the protein MKTNGATLFMETLIDEGVKCIFGNPGTTELPLMDALVNEDRLQYYLCLHESVAVAAAEGYAFATGEVGIVNVHVAPGLGNAMGNLYNAKRAGSPLVVTAGNQGQPGHFHEIILWDDLPRIAEPLTKWAYEVRDVRDLEHAVRRAIKVALTPPTGPVFLSLPGDVLQTPTGGITGSPTRIPTRFPAAAEAIERAAKLLTEAKNPVLVTGQGIARSGAQDELVALAEFLGAKVYGECASNAFSFPVTHPQFAGDLPRLAGKMREILEEADVVFFIGSEPLVLSFPPDVNSIPEHIRAIHLDLNTWDIGKSYPAEVALFGDPKTTLPLMSTMLHRTWDEALHTQAQERRARVEAENQSFWKAVDPAFKSGEQDKAGMSRTAFQAAIREALPEGAAFVDESLTTGGNGLRRAIGGKVNDLFGMKGGGIGMGLPTALGVQAATPDRPVVCVSGDGSAMYTIQTLWTAARYGLNAVWIIANNRSYRILKERILNLDGKANEFRQFPAMDFNDPRLDFPAMAGSMGMGSTSVETPNELIEAVRAALASGKPWLIDAAIDLEPLER; encoded by the coding sequence ATGAAAACCAACGGCGCGACTCTGTTCATGGAAACCCTAATCGACGAAGGGGTGAAATGTATATTCGGCAACCCGGGGACCACAGAGCTTCCGCTGATGGACGCTCTGGTAAATGAAGATCGTCTCCAATATTACTTGTGCCTGCACGAGTCAGTGGCCGTTGCCGCCGCCGAGGGCTATGCCTTCGCCACGGGGGAAGTAGGCATCGTCAATGTGCATGTCGCTCCCGGACTCGGAAACGCAATGGGAAATCTATACAACGCCAAACGCGCCGGCTCGCCACTCGTCGTCACCGCAGGAAACCAGGGACAGCCCGGCCATTTTCATGAGATCATTCTCTGGGACGATCTGCCCCGGATAGCCGAGCCGCTGACCAAGTGGGCATATGAAGTGCGGGATGTGCGAGATCTGGAACACGCTGTTCGCCGGGCCATTAAGGTGGCGCTGACACCGCCGACGGGGCCGGTATTTCTTTCTTTGCCCGGCGACGTTCTTCAGACGCCAACGGGCGGCATCACGGGCTCGCCCACACGTATCCCGACTCGCTTTCCAGCCGCAGCAGAAGCCATAGAGCGAGCGGCGAAACTTCTCACCGAGGCGAAAAACCCGGTCCTCGTGACCGGGCAGGGCATCGCCCGCTCGGGCGCACAGGACGAGCTGGTGGCGCTTGCCGAGTTTCTCGGAGCTAAAGTATATGGAGAGTGCGCCTCGAACGCCTTTAGCTTTCCTGTGACCCACCCCCAGTTCGCGGGCGATCTTCCTAGGCTCGCCGGGAAAATGCGTGAGATACTTGAGGAGGCGGATGTTGTCTTCTTCATCGGCTCCGAGCCCCTCGTCCTCTCGTTTCCACCGGACGTTAATTCCATCCCCGAACACATCCGGGCCATCCACCTCGATCTGAATACTTGGGATATTGGAAAAAGCTACCCGGCCGAAGTCGCCCTCTTCGGAGACCCAAAAACCACCCTGCCGCTAATGAGCACCATGTTGCACCGAACATGGGACGAGGCCCTACATACCCAGGCCCAAGAACGCCGGGCGCGAGTCGAGGCCGAGAACCAAAGTTTTTGGAAAGCGGTCGATCCCGCCTTCAAATCCGGCGAGCAAGACAAAGCCGGCATGTCCCGTACGGCGTTTCAGGCCGCCATCCGCGAGGCCCTGCCCGAGGGCGCCGCATTTGTTGATGAATCTCTCACCACCGGCGGAAACGGCCTGCGCCGAGCCATTGGCGGGAAAGTCAACGACCTGTTCGGCATGAAAGGCGGGGGCATCGGCATGGGGCTCCCCACTGCACTGGGCGTCCAAGCCGCCACGCCTGATCGCCCCGTCGTGTGCGTATCAGGCGACGGCTCGGCCATGTACACCATTCAGACACTTTGGACGGCCGCGCGCTATGGGCTTAACGCCGTATGGATTATCGCCAACAACCGCTCCTATCGCATCTTGAAGGAGCGCATCTTGAACCTCGATGGCAAGGCCAACGAGTTCCGCCAATTTCCTGCGATGGACTTCAACGATCCGCGGCTCGATTTCCCCGCCATGGCTGGCTCAATGGGCATGGGCTCGACGAGCGTAGAGACACCCAATGAACTCATCGAGGCCGTGCGAGCCGCTCTCGCCTCGGGGAAACCCTGGCTCATCGACGCCGCCATCGACCTAGAGCCCCTGGAGCGCTAG